Proteins co-encoded in one Aspergillus flavus chromosome 2, complete sequence genomic window:
- a CDS encoding putative hydrolase (hypothetical protein AOR_1_2128154), whose amino-acid sequence MPNPPNTNLRAFNLAVQTLLKSPSQFLPHLTIPTITHLPEQVGPSIAANLNLQSADASKTKSPTIRALVLDKDNTLCHPKTTTFPPQILDKLHALRTSHTSPFNREQHPDSILIVSNRAGSHPRYDAEVRELEERLSGLRISVFRLPEGSEKKPFCGEEVLEWFRERGVVKGADEIAVVGDRLGTDVLMAARMGSWSVWCRDGVTEGVDPKDVRPGMNLLEKMEVWVERYLRESKGLKAPPPHGWDRQ is encoded by the coding sequence atgCCAAACCCACCAAACACCAATCTCCGCGCCTTCAATCTAGCCGTACAAACGCTCCTCAAAAGCCCCTCCCAGTTCCTCCCCCATCTCACAATCCCAACCATAACGCATCTCCCTGAACAAGTTGGTCCCTCGATCGCCGCAAACCTCAACCTTCAATCGGCAGATGCATCCAAAACCAAGTCACCCACTATCCGTGCCCTCGTTCTTGACAAGGACAACACCCTCTgccaccccaaaaccacGACCTTCCCTCCGCAGATCCTCGATAAGCTGCATGCCCTCCGCACCTCACACACCTCTCCCTTCAACCGCGAGCAACATCCAGATTCAATCTTAATTGTGTCTAATCGTGCGGGTTCACACCCGCGCTATGATGCGGAGGTGCGCGAGCTTGAAGAGCGCCTGTCCGGACTACGAATTTCCGTGTTTCGGTTGCCGGAGGGGAGTGAAAAGAAGCCGTTTTGTGGAGAAGAGGTGCTGGAGTGGTTCCGGGAGAGGGGCGTGGTGAAGGGCGCAGATGAGATTGCCGTCGTAGGGGACCGGTTGGGTACGGATGTGTTGATGGCGGCGCGGATGGGCTCGTGGAGTGTTTGGTGTCGTGATGGAGTTACCGAGGGCGTGGATCCCAAGGACGTCCGGCCTGGGATGAATCTTCTTGAGAAAATGGAAGTTTGGGTGGAGAGGTATCTGAGGGAGTCGAAAGGATTGAAGGCTCCTCCACCCCATGGTTGGGACCGTCAATAG
- a CDS encoding CaaX farnesyltransferase beta subunit Ram1 gives MPVTSATGKQRRKVRFASTSQISAGKSSITPNQPAGSRPSSTTLSQDHTLPKQQSKMSETQVHPAVPALFKELPIIQDALTTETTNLQEETVNKCLPFLKGIHSSQKGPFNQFGVPALNRDDHIAYLYDSLEDYPGSFVALDASRPWMVYWALAGLALLGEDISQFRERVITSFRPMQNPTGGFGGGHGQLSHCAPTYAAVLSLAMVGGEEAFQLIDRKAMWRWLGRLKQPDGGFRVSEGGEEDVRGAYCAMVLLSLLDLPLTLPPDAEARKHGFETFTSGLSDYLSRCQTFEGGISGNPGSEAHGAYAFCALACLCILGEPEATISRCVDVPMLLSWLSARQYAPEGGFAGRTNKLVDGCYSFWVGGCWPLIQSAINGTQPATAPKQTSTGNLYSREGLTRYILACCQGKHGGLRDKPGKHPDSYHTCYTLTGLSTTQYHHYHTDASASSRGDFSSAFSWKSLPVTSSDNQGSDLSVFDEKDRLAALHPLYVIPHQAAENMRIWYENAPLEV, from the exons ATGCCTGTCACTTCAGCGACAGGAAAGCAGCGTCGAAAAGTTCGTTTCGCTTCGACCAGTCAAATATCGGCGGGAAAGTCAAGCATCACGCCCAATCAACCGGCAGGAAGCCGTCCGTCATCGACAACTCTTTCGCAGGATCATACACTGCCTAAGCAACAGAGCAAAATGAGCGAAACTCAAGTACATCCTGCGGTGCCAGCGCTGTTCAAGGAGCTGCCGATCATCCAAGACGCTCTCACTACCGAGACAACCAATCTTCAAGAAGAAACAGTAAACAAATGCCTACCATTCCTAAAAGGTATCCATAGCAGTCAAAAGGGACCGTTCAACCAGTTTGGGGTGCCAGCACTTAACCGTGATGATCATATTGCCTATCTGTATGACTCGCTAGAGGACTATCCGGGGAGCTTTGTGGCCCTTGATGCCAGTCGTCCCTGGATGGTTTACTGGGCTTTAGCTGGCTTAGCCCTACTAGGTGAAGATATCAGTCAGTTCCGTGAACG GGTAATTACGTCGTTTAGACCTATGCAGAACCCCACTGGTGGATTTGGAGGAGGGCATGGCCAATTGTCCCACTGCGCACCCACGTATGCTGCTGTGCTATCACTCGCCATGGTTGGTGGCGAAGAGGCTTTCCAATTGATCGATCGAAAGGCAAT GTGGAGATGGCTCGGAAGGCTGAAGCAGCCCGACGGTGGCTTTAGAGTCTCCGAGggtggggaagaagatgtgAG AGGCGCTTATTGCGCGATGGTGCTCTTATCGCTCCTTGACCTGCCACTTACCTTGCCACCCGATGCTGAAGCTCGGAAGCATGGGTTCGAAACGTTCACGAGTGGCCTGTCAGATTATCTATCAAGAT GCCAGACATTCGAAGGTGGCATCTCCGGTAATCCCGGGTCGGAGGCGCATGGCGCCTACGCCTTTTGCGCTTTGGCGTGCCTATGCATTCTAGGCGAGCCCGAAGCGACCATTTCCAG ATGCGTGGATGTACCAATGCTCCTATCATGGCTTTCTGCTCGACAGTACGCTCCTGAAGGAGGGTTCGCTGGACGGACCAACAAGTTGGTGGATGGATGTTACAGCTTTTGGGTCGGGGGTTGTTGGCCACTGATTCAATCCGCAATTAACGGCACCCAACCAGCTACAGCTCCTAAGCAGACCTCAACTGGCAACCTCTATAGCCGTGAAGGCCTGACAAGATACATCCTTGCTTGCTGTCAGGGAAAGCATGGAGGGCTTCGTGACAAGCCCGGAAA ACATCCAGATTCGTACCACACCTGCTATACTCTCACTGGACTGAGCACGACCCAATATCACCACTACCATACCGATGCTAGCGCAAGCTCCAGGGGGGACTTCTCCTCTGCATTTTCCTGGAAATCCCTTCCTGTCACCAGCTCAGACAATCAAGGATCAGACTTGAGTGTATTCGATGAGAAGGATCGGCTCGCAGCGCTCCACCCACTATATGTCATTCCCCATCAGGCTGCCGAGAATATGCGTATCTGGTACGAAAATGCACCGCTTGAGGTTTAG
- a CDS encoding putative phosphotransmitter protein Ypd1, which produces MAPTTTTKTQTVQTPPKTEGPATLDDMKEHIDKATFDQILEMDDDPDDRDFSMGIVVGFFEQAEGTFKKMEKALEKKDLKELSSLGHFLKGSSATLGLTKVKDACEEIQNYGAGKDKTGTNPITEEDSLKKIDESLATCQADYKVVEKSLRKFFGVENDSEKNVDK; this is translated from the exons ATGGCGcccactactaccaccaagaCTCAGACTGTGCAGACACCT CCCAAGACCGAGGGTCCTGCTACGCTTGACGACATGAAAGAACACATCGACAAGGCCACATTTGACCAGATCCTGGAGATGGACGACGACCCCGATGATAGGGACTTCAGCATGGGAATTGTCGTTGGCTTCTTTGAACAAGCTGAGGGCACCTttaagaagatggaaaaagCTCT agagaagaaagacctCAAAGAGCTGTCTTCACTGGGACATTTCTTGAAAGGCTCGTCAGCTACTCTGGGACTGACTAAGGTCAAGGATGCATGTGAGGAGATCCAGAACTACGGTGCCGGGAAGGATAAGACGGGTACCAACCCCATAACGGAAGAGGACTctctgaagaagattgaCGAGAGCCTGGCGACGTGCCAGGCGGATTACAAAGTAGTAGAGAAATCCCTCCGCAAATTTTTCGGCGTCGAAAACGACAGCGAGAAGAACGTCGACAAGTAG
- a CDS encoding tyrosine phosphatase-like protein (phosphatase-like protein, putative): protein MSSKPASPRGPKGLTKLYLLGYNAASLTLWATCTLRGFYLLTTNTPENIPAIFNDIFWPLLATTQTLAVLEIFHSLLGIVRAPVTTTAMQVASRLLLIWGVMFLFHEQGDGTGIVGAPTETVKVGDYAFLGCLSAWGVTECIRYGFFALQVMGAGVPGWLTWLRYNTFYVLYPLGITSECVMVVKALEPAAEFNPLYRWFLIVVLGIYVPGSYILYTHMIAQRKKVLKKRAE from the exons ATGTCTTCCAAACCCGCTTCTCCTCGGGGCCCCAAAGGCCTCACAAAGCTGTATCTCCTAGGCTACAACGCTGCCAGCTTAACCCTCTGGGCAACCTGCACCCTCCGCGGCTTCTACCTCCTCACAACCAACACCCCAGAGAACATTCCCGCCATCTTCAACGACATCTTCTGGCCTCTCCTGGCAACAACCCAAACTCTGGCCGTCCTGGAGATCTTCCATAGCTTGCTCGGCATCGTGCGCGCCCCCGTCACCACGACCGCGATGCAGGTCGCGAGCCGACTGCTTCTCATCTGGGGTGTGATGTTCCTGTTCCACGAACAAGGTGACGGCACAGGTATCGTGGGAGCTCCCACGGAGACGGTTAAGGTGGGCGATTATGCATTCCTGGGTTGCTTGAGCGCCTGGGGCGTGACCGAGTGTATTCGGTATGGGTTCTTTGCCTTGCAGGTTATGGGCGCGGGTGTGCCCGGGTGGTTGACTTGGTTGAG ATACAACACTTTCTATGTGCTTTATCCTCTTGGTATCACCAGTGAGTGCGTCATGGTCGTCAAGGCCCTGGAGCCGGCTGCCGAGTTTAACCCTTTGTACCGGTGGTTCTTGATTGTCGTTCTGGGTATCTATGTGCCTG GTTCTTACATCTTGTACACGCATATGATTGcccagaggaagaaggtgctCAAGAAGAGGGCGGAGTAG
- a CDS encoding alpha and gamma adaptin binding protein p34-domain-containing protein — translation MPEPSPHPRKQDPTIIPNPRRLLILTPSQHSHTTIPPFLHSLTGTPVVDPPTSTIDQKPDTDSKGDTTTTTTTTTFAGYTTHPPLKLENRYYKAEVPIWVDEIPLDNSPGDVNANVDIDTQHERSGLNPEDKEGQGEGNLLTPKTWQKEFSGPEAKVVRDAIGGVVICLRNLDLLSPSTSTSTSTAPSTEQDMEERPEWKGLKTFLEAVGFVKGVMDEERGGLGDVLGLVVLVGRGRESGVGVSTISGDPDEVNDLGEEEVFSVPWWEDKLFDLGLVGFEVVNWDPREVGLSEERDRFGEYQGMRRVREILETHDWASTPSEESGGVDDVEDELEGHLLEDGFDLEVNELEREMVGLRFAIENGGDDLGGIDGDDEIKVESMEALMLRMKAIKDMSDELPESERKRFAAKAVRDIMMEL, via the exons atgccCGAACCAAGCCCACACCCACGAAAACAAGATCCAACCATAATTCCCAACCCCCGCCGCCTCCTCATCCTAACCCCCTCGCAACACTCCCACACCACAATCCCCCCATTCCTCCACTCCTTAACCGGGACACCTGTTGTCGATCCCCCGACCTCGACAATCGACCAAAAGCCAGATACAGATTCTAAGGGCGATacgacaacgacaacaacGACGACTACATTCGCAGGCTACACGACACATCCCCCGCTTAAACTCGAGAATAGGTATTATAAAGCTGAGGTGCCGATTTGGGTTGATGAGATTCCTTTGGACAATTCCCCTGGGGATGTGAATGCGAATGTGGATATAGATACACAACATGAACGATCGGGGTTAAACCCCGAAGATaaagaaggacaaggagaaggaaaccTCCTCACACCAAAAACATGGCAGAAAGAATTCTCAGGCCCAGAAGCCAAGGTCGTTAGAGATGCTATTGGGGGTGTGGTTATTTGTTTGCGGAATTTGGATCTCTTGTCTCCGTCTACATCTACCTCTACCTCTACAGCTCCATCTACAGAACAAGACATGGAAGAAAGACCGGAGTGGAAGGGTCTGAAGACGTTCCTGGAAGCTGTGGGCTTTGTTAAGGGCGTTATGGATGAGGAGAGAGGGGGATTGGGTGATGTTCTTGGGTTGGTTGTTTTGGTGGGTAGGGGGAGGGAGTCGGGTGTTGGTGTTAGTACTATTTCTGGGGATCCGGATGAGGTCAATGACttgggggaggaagaggtgtTTTCTGTCCCCTGGTGGGAGGATAAATTGTTTGATCTTGGGTTGGTGGGGTTCGAGGTTGTTAATTGGGATCCTAGGGAGGTTGGGCTGAGTGAGGAGAGGGATCGCTTTGGGG AGTATCAGGGTATGCGAAGGGTGAGGGAGATTCTGGAGACGCATGACTGGGCTTCGACGCCTTCTGAGGAGTCGGGTGGTGTGGACGATGTCGAGGATGAGCTTGAGGGGCATTTGCTTGAGGATGGGTTTGATTTGGAGGTGAACGAGCTGGAACGGGAGATGGTTGGGCTGCGGTTTGCGATAGAGAATGGAGGTGACGATTTAGGTGGGAttgacggcgatgatgaaATCAAGGTTGAGTCGATGGAGGCGTTGATGCTGAGGATGAAAGCTATTAAAG ATATGAGTGATGAGTTGCCAGAGAGCGAACGGAAACGATTTGCGGCGAAAGCTGTACGAGATATCATGATGGAGTTATAG
- a CDS encoding putative small nuclear ribonucleoprotein SmD3 (small nuclear ribonucleoprotein Sm D3), which produces MGKLTSTIGIPIKLLNEAQGHVVTLEITSGVVYRGKLLEAEDNMNVQLKDITVTARDGRVSHLDQVYIRGSHVRFFIVPDMLRNAPMFRSRGQRGRGVGLARGKATVQRARGQRRG; this is translated from the exons ATGGGCAAATTGACCTCCACGATCGGTATCCCGATCAAGCTTCTTAACGAAGCCCAG GGCCACGTTGTCACCCTGGAAATCACCTCCGGAGTCGTGTATCGAGGAAAACTTCTCGAGG CCGAGGATAACATGAACGTTCAACTGAAGGATATCACGGTCACTGCTCGGGATGGTCGCGTGTCGCATTTGGATCAGGTTTATATTCGCGGAAGCCATGTGAGGTTCTTCATTGTTCCGGATATGTTGCG GAACGCCCCCATGTTCCGCTCACGAGGCCAGCGCGGCCGCGGTGTCGGTCTCGCTCGTGGTAAGGCCACCGTGCAGCGTGCCCGGGGCCAACGGAGGGGTTAG
- a CDS encoding transferase — MGDVKYELSDMDKMGITKTVKVLLFYELQPTIDLEKLIISLAEGVKNATSQLPFMAGNLEFNEHGKLCIVIPPGSQVKLSTRRFESKEQKSLSALVQDSFSPDHIDFTELLPEESAAPKQVCALQLSLVEGGLILGLWMNHAAGDWSSIDTFMSLICQSCKAYQEGLEMPTYIPDLNRAPYNAPETGTTSSREEHLEKLPMFYVMEKSQFKLKPPPTFRSSIYRISEASIQKLKARCTPYLTEVDYITSYDCISALAWTSITRARLNLHPEKSSSPSRFVHPIDVRTRDPEKKTSERYFGNAVIGTQAGPTTAQALISDGDRGFAAAATLIRQSINSTSLSTISRMTSLMKSLAPTETLGSQADFSDMDVFMNTWYSGNAEKYDIGGDLRPVAFRVPSSFPGAFAVILPNFSSGATRVFEVLVQVEVEEHEVLRKDQDFLRYFEIVA, encoded by the coding sequence ATGGGTGACGTGAAATATGAGCTGTCCGACATGGACAAAATGGGTATCACAAAGACTGTGAAAGTCTTACTATTCTATGAGCTCCAACCCACCATTGATCTAGAAAAATTGATCATTTCCCTGGCGGAAGGTGTGAAGAACGCGACCAGCCAACTGCCATTTATGGCAGGGAATTTGGAATTCAACGAGCATGGTAAACTTTGCATTGTGATACCACCAGGAAGCCAGGTCAAGCTCAGCACTCGCCGGTTTGAGTCTAAGGAACAAAAGTCGCTTTCTGCCCTAGTCCAGGACTCGTTTTCTCCAGATCATATAGACTTTACTGAGCTTTTACCGGAGGAATCAGCAGCCCCAAAGCAGGTATGCGCTCTGCAACTAAGTCTCGTGGAGGGTGGCCTGATTCTAGGATTGTGGATGAATCACGCGGCTGGGGACTGGTCTTCCATTGATACATTTATGTCTCTTATCTGTCAAAGCTGCAAGGCATATCAGGAAGGGCTGGAGATGCCTACCTACATTCCAGACCTCAACAGAGCTCCATACAATGCCCCAGAGACTGGcacaacctcctccagaGAGGAGCATCTGGAAAAGCTCCCAATGTTCTATGTCATGGAGAAGAGTCAATTTAAGCTAAAGCCGCCACCTACCTTCCGATCAAGCATATACCGGATCTCTGAGGCATCCATTCAAAAGCTCAAAGCGCGGTGCACCCCATATCTGACCGAGGTTGACTACATAACCTCATACGACTGCATATCTGCCCTTGCCTGGACGTCAATTACCCGTGCTCGGCTCAACCTGCACCCAGAGAAATCCTCTTCGCCATCCCGTTTCGTCCACCCCATTGATGTCCGCACTCGAgatccagagaagaaaactTCTGAACGCTACTTCGGCAACGCCGTCATCGGGACCCAAGCAGGCCCTACCACTGCCCAGGCCCTAATTTCAGATGGTGACCGTGGATTCGCAGCTGCAGCTACCCTAATCCGTCAATCTATAAACTCCACTAGCCTATCCACAATCAGCCGCATGACCTCCCTCATGAAGTCACTCGCTCCCACGGAGACACTGGGTTCCCAGGCAGACTTCAGTGACATGGATGTGTTCATGAATACCTGGTACTCGGGGAACGCAGAAAAGTACGATATTGGGGGTGATTTGAGACCTGTTGCATTTCGGGTTCCTTCGTCCTTTCCCGGAGCTTTCGCGGTAATCTTGCCAAACTTTTCGAGCGGAGCAACGAGGGTCTTCGAGGTTTTAGTGCAGGTAGAGGTTGAGGAGCATGAGGTGCTCAGGAAGGACCAGGACTTTTTAAGGTATTTTGAGATTGTTGCATGA
- a CDS encoding uncharacterized protein (of unknown function, DUF607-domain containing protein): protein MRAAVRRVSAFGALAKRPIGVHGSRWYTISPVAGQSRVACGVLAGRQGQGTLGFGLPVSMQVRRFAHFDAIQEDKRETREELERLEIKEKDRQRSAESEDGEQGSQSKLANAMSKGKLLTTPSRLFKVLIPLPTASHNSKHDDIEPIAILIHPQQPLSYLERLIQDEIPPISIDGAKPRAPAVSFIALQMDDNPVKPKKSMYETTDTEVHRLGGIGAGHEAKQRRRRPDEEDDTYSYLRRGEPGKSNREERFVRWSQSTEIGDFVRDASRAREFIVSIEGGPAGVRQIQVTVPSFDQRTHFLRMRLRKISGRIQSIAEIKHECDALAHRGAQRVAVGGLGILGMWWYLVYKLTFETDLGWDTMEPVTYLVSLSTLMGGYLWFLYHNREISYKSALDFTINARQKKLYERKGVDLHEWESLIDEGNLLRREIKTIAAEYDVVWDEKKDERDERVTEALRKERNQKNGSSRTKENEDDD, encoded by the exons ATGAGGGCGGCTGTGCGTCGGGTGTCTGCCTTTGGGGCGTTGGCGAAACGACCCATCGGCGTGCACGGATCGAGGTGGTATACTATTTCGCCGGTGGCAGGTCAGTCGCGCGTTGCTTGTGGTGTTTTGGCTGGGAGACAGGGTCAGGGGACTTTAGGGTTCGGGCTCCCTGTGTCGATGCAGGTGCGGCGATTCGCGCATTTTGATGCCATCCAGGAGGACAAGAGGGAGACgagggaggagctggagaggCTTGAGATCAAAGAGAAAGACCGGCAGCGGAGTGCTGAGAGCGAAGATGGGGAGCAGGGCTCGCAGTCGAAGCTTGCAAATGCAATGTCGAAGG GGAAATTGTTGACGACGCCGTCGAGACTCTTCAAGGTTCTTATTCCGTTACCTACTGCTAGTCATAATAGTAAACATGATG acattgagcCGATAGCTATCCTGATACATCCTCAACAGCCGTTATCCTACCTCGAACGTCTCATTCAGGATGAGATTCCCCCAATTTCAATCGATGGTGCTAAGCCAAGGGCGCCTGCTGTCTCTTTTATTGCTCTTCAGATGGACGACAACCCGGTCAAGCCTAAGAAATCGATGTATGAGACGACCGACACTGAGGTACACCGATTAGGGGGAATCGGGGCAGGACATGAAGCTAAGCAACGGAGACGTCGACcggacgaggaggatgacacATACAGCTATCTCCGGCGTGGTGAACCCGGCAAGAGCAACAGGGAGGAACGATTCGTACGCTGGTCCCAGTCCACCGAGATCGGCGACTTTGTCCGTGATGCCTCCCGGGCTCGAGAATTCATCGTCAGTATCGAAGGGGGTCCGGCTGGTGTGCGCCAGATCCAGGTTACTGTTCCTTCGTTCGATCAGCGAACACATTTCTTAAGAATGCGGCTGCGGAAGATCTCCGGAAGGATTCAGAGCATCGCGGAGATCAAGCACGAATGCGATGCCTTGGCACACCGTGGAGCGCAGCGTGTGGCCGTGGGAGGCCTCGGTATTCTCGGCATGTGGTGGTACCTTGTGTACAAACTGACGTTCGAGACGGACCTGGGCTGGGACACGATGGAACCGGTGACGTATCTGGTCAGTTTGTCAACTCTGATGGGGGGCTACTTATGGTTCCTCTACCACAACCGGGAAATATCCTATAAGTCAGCGCTCGACTTTACGATTAACGCGcggcagaagaagctgtATGAGAGGAAGGGGGTGGACCTCCATGAGTGGGAGTCACTGATCGATGAAGGGAATTTATTGCGAAGAGAGATCAAAACTATTGCAGCAGAATACGACGTTGTGTgggatgaaaagaaagacgagCGAGATGAACGCGTGACGGAAGCTTTAAGAAAGGAGCGAAACCAAAAGAACGGCTCGAGTCGGACGAAAGAAAACGAGGACGATGATTAA